One window of Arvicola amphibius chromosome 6, mArvAmp1.2, whole genome shotgun sequence genomic DNA carries:
- the Ninj1 gene encoding ninjurin-1: MEPGTEEYELNGDLRPGSPGSPDASPPRWGWRNRPINVNHYANKKSAAESMLDIALLMANASQLKAVVEQGHDFAFFVPLVVLISISLVLQIGVGVLLIFLVKYDLNNPAKHAKLDFLNNLATGLVFIIVVVNIFITAFGVQKPVMDVAPRQ, encoded by the exons ATGGAGCCGGGCACCGAGGAGTACGAGCTCAACGGCGACCTGCGCCCGGGCTCCCCCGGCTCCCCCGACGCCTCG CCACCCCGCTGGGGTTGGAGGAACCGGCCCATCAATGTAAACCATTATGCCAACAAGAAGAGTGCCGCAGAGAGCATGCTAGACATCGCGCTGCTCATGGCCAATGCATCGCAGCTGAAAGCCGTGGTGGAACAGGGTCATGACTTTGCCTTCTTCGTGCCCCTCGTGGTCCTCATCTCCATCTCTCTCGTGCTGCAGATTGGAGTGGGAGTGTTGCTCATCTTCTTGG TCAAGTATGACCTTAACAACCCAGCCAAGCACGCCAAGCTGGACTTCCTTAACAACCTGGCCACAGGACTGGTATTCATCATCGTGGTGGTCAACATCTTCATTACGGCCTTTGGGGTCCAGAAGCCTGTAATGGACGTGGCACCCCGGCAGTAG